In a single window of the Salvelinus alpinus chromosome 15, SLU_Salpinus.1, whole genome shotgun sequence genome:
- the LOC139539870 gene encoding putative nuclease HARBI1 isoform X1, translating into MKAQNCVFLSALTMACPFVRDVVDEEALVLRRAFRRERVFRDRLDPLAFPDDHLYERYRFSADGIRYLCRLLGPRIKHRTARSHALSVEQMVCVALRFFASGAFLYSVGDAEQLNKATICRTIRSVSLAIKALADVFISFPGHRRLCDIKEEFYRIAGFPNVIGAVDCTHIRIKAPSGAHEADFVNRKSFHSINVQMVCNADCVISNVVAKWPGSVHDSRIFRASEIYQCLSQGEFSGVLLGDRGYGCQPFLLTPFTDPQEAQQAYNHAHARARVEMTFGLLKARFHCLHKLRVSPVRACDITVACAVLHNVACLRKERAPRVPPAMDWDNPAIFPDDDSGRLLRDQYVLNYFS; encoded by the exons atgaaggcccaaaattgtgtgttcctttctgctctgacaatggcatgcccattcgtgcgagatgtggtggatgaagaagcacttgtgctgaggagagccttcaggcgagaaagggtcttcagggaccggttggacccactggccttccctgatgaccatctatatgaaagatacaggttttctgcagatggcatcaggtatctatgcagactactgggtcccaggattaagcaccgcactgcacggagccatgcactgagtgtggagcaaatggtttgtgtggccttgcgcttttttgctagtggagccttcctgtactcagtgggggatgcagaacagctgaacaaggccacaatttgccgcacaataaggagtgtgtctctggctatcaaagcattagcagatgtcttcatctccttccctggccacagaagactctgtgacatcaaagaggagttctataggattgcag gtttccccaatgtcattggtgcagtggactgcacacacataaggataaaagccccctcaggtgcccatgaggccgattttgtgaataggaaatcctttcacagcattaatgttcag atggtctgcaatgctgactgtgtgatcagcaatgttgtggcaaaatggcctggctcagtccatgactccagaatctttcgggcctctgaaatctatcagtgcctatcacaag gtgaattctctggtgtgttgctgggagacagggggtatggctgccagccttttctcctgacacctttcacagacccccaggaagcacagcaggcctacaaccatgcccatgccagggccagagttgaaatgacctttggcctcctgaaggcacgctttcactgccttcacaaattaagggtcagccctgttagggcatgtgatattactgtggcttgtgctgtcctccacaatgtggcctgcctgaggaaggagagggcccccagagtgccaccagccatggactgggacaatccggcaatcttccctgatgacgacagtggtcggctgctgagggaccaatatgtgttgaattattttagttag
- the LOC139539870 gene encoding uncharacterized protein isoform X3, producing MNGPKRTWQQVKIKYKNILQNAVKKNTHRQGTGGGSPKADLTPAEDMALELNKGRPVLEGIPGGKETSIGSSQDATRFIQVSGSTVFLLEPPAQAPDDADPGEGPSAAATAHDGDDDEEETISLDSRRHEDPDAIQWENQPGNISSQAIRKLYGNHLRRQIELADIDIQYKKKKMENLALESEIKKRTIRKLDLEIKKLERELQEDDTAQNKN from the exons atgaacgggccaaaacggacatggcagcaggtcaaaatcaaatacaagaacattctgcagaatg cagtgaaaaagaatacccacagacaaggcacgggtggtgggtcaccaaaggctgaccttaccccagcagaggacatggccttggagctaaataaaggcaggcccgtcttagaggggatccctggggggaaagagacgagcataggttcctcccaagatgccacccgcttcattcaag tgtctggcagcactgtgttcctgttagagccaccagcacaagcaccagacgatgctgatcca ggtgaaggccccagtgcagcagcaacagcacatgatggagacgatgatgaggaggagaccatctctctggattccagaaggcatgag gacccagatgctatacagtgggaaaaccagcctggcaacata agctcacaagctatcagaaagttgtatggcaaccacctccggcgccaaatagaactggcagacatagacattcagtacaagaagaaaaagatggaaaatcttgcactggagtccgaaataaaaaagaggacaattaggaaactggaccttgaaataaaaaaacttgagagggag ctccaagaagatgacacagctcaaaataaaaattag
- the LOC139539870 gene encoding uncharacterized protein isoform X2, whose translation MNGPKRTWQQVKIKYKNILQNAVKKNTHRQGTGGGSPKADLTPAEDMALELNKGRPVLEGIPGGKETSIGSSQDATRFIQVSGSTVFLLEPPAQAPDDADPGEGPSAAATAHDGDDDEEETISLDSRRHEDPDAIQWENQPGNISSQAIRKLYGNHLRRQIELADIDIQYKKKKMENLALESEIKKRTIRKLDLEIKKLEREVRYAFNVHCMLTVTQMY comes from the exons atgaacgggccaaaacggacatggcagcaggtcaaaatcaaatacaagaacattctgcagaatg cagtgaaaaagaatacccacagacaaggcacgggtggtgggtcaccaaaggctgaccttaccccagcagaggacatggccttggagctaaataaaggcaggcccgtcttagaggggatccctggggggaaagagacgagcataggttcctcccaagatgccacccgcttcattcaag tgtctggcagcactgtgttcctgttagagccaccagcacaagcaccagacgatgctgatcca ggtgaaggccccagtgcagcagcaacagcacatgatggagacgatgatgaggaggagaccatctctctggattccagaaggcatgag gacccagatgctatacagtgggaaaaccagcctggcaacata agctcacaagctatcagaaagttgtatggcaaccacctccggcgccaaatagaactggcagacatagacattcagtacaagaagaaaaagatggaaaatcttgcactggagtccgaaataaaaaagaggacaattaggaaactggaccttgaaataaaaaaacttgagagggaggtgagatatgccttcaatgtacactgtatgctaactgtaacacaaatgtattaa